From one Babesia bovis T2Bo chromosome 3, whole genome shotgun sequence genomic stretch:
- a CDS encoding putative Serine/threonine-protein phosphatase PP1-alpha catalytic subunit — translation MELDVDSIIARLLEVQGNRPLRTVQLSEDEIKGLCMKSREIFLSESVLLELEAPIKICGDIHGQYYDLLRLFEYGGFPPASNYLFLGDYVDRGKQSLETICLLLSYKIKYPENFFLLRGNHECASINRIYGFYDECKRRYSVKLWKVFTDCFNCLPVAAIIDDKIFCMHGGLSPELNSMDQIRQIARPTDVPDSGLLCDLLWSDPDPNTSGWGENDRGVSFTFGSDIVVNFLIKHELDLICRAHQVVEDGYEFFSKRRLVTLFSAPNYCGEFDNAGAMMSVDKTLMCSFQILKPVDRKRLK, via the coding sequence ATGGAGTTGGACGTAGACAGTATCATTGCACGCCTTCTTGAAGTACAAGGAAACAGACCTTTACGCACAGTACAACTCAGTGAAGACGAAATAAAAGGCTTGTGTATGAAAAGCCGAGAAATATTCCTTTCAGAGTCAGTGCTCCTTGAACTTGAAGCACCCATTAAAATATGCGGAGATATACATGGACAGTACTACGACCTGCTGCGACTGTTCGAGTACGGCGGGTTCCCACCGGCGTCAAACTATCTGTTTCTCGGTGACTATGTTGATCGTGGAAAACAATCACTGGAAACCATATGCTTGCTCTTATCGTACAAAATCAAGTATCCAGAAAACTTTTTCTTACTACGCGGTAACCACGAATGCGCGTCTATAAACAGGATCTACGGATTCTATGATGAATGTAAACGACGCTACAGCGTCAAACTCTGGAAAGTATTCACAGACTGCTTCAACTGCCTGCCAGTAGCAGCCATAATAGATGATAAAATATTCTGTATGCACGGAGGCTTATCACCAGAACTTAATTCCATGGATCAAATACGCCAAATTGCAAGGCCAACGGATGTCCCTGATAGTGGATTACTATGCGATCTACTATGGAGTGACCCTGACCCAAATACATCAGGTTGGGGCGAAAATGACAGGGGAGTGTCTTTCACATTCGGCTCAGATATCGTGGTCAACTTCCTAATAAAACACGAACTAGATCTTATATGCCGTGCACATCAGGTGGTGGAAGACGGCTATGAGTTTTTCTCCAAACGCAGACTGGTGACACTGTTTAGCGCACCGAACTACTGCGGCGAATTCGACAACGCAGGAGCAATGATGAGCGTAGATAAAACACTCATGTGCTCCTTCCAAATACTCAAACCCGTCGACCGCAAGCGACTGAAGTAA
- a CDS encoding putative ribosomal protein S9, translated as MVLFISCYCLVQLYFIFTVRGYRICRVEDRYNVVTRHSVGSSYSCNHDSGTCRGTLSIRCLSSLCARPRKSESATAGQEQGNTESLDEPTNASSELDIQTTQPPTVKRGRGRPKKSAPDSTTSEKQVEVTPISDNATEPVINEHSGDTESVESPVIQDDDAVNNQSDDIPIDPLEIGSDVTDGGEEFHDTADTDLPGAVPEEAEDDYDGVTFVKMLEQQLKSRRRRLPQSFYGDDTYSSVDNEKLPEGCKSLMDFFNIPKNFDFKALVDVSTQSSLSGRLEDTDLSRSVSDPRYTGKFDDSFFEHVFKPKPHNRRYSTSEGEPESCDLDQVYDRIKGKGPSELMPPEKQSPLDRIGENYLMFDDYGYLRHYISVLNRYNYRALSSHHRRDTTLNYYLNNEYIQRMRTQFPPRRDHTDRVRAHFMAILPEIMDNLVNLIRNDPNKDRTPSPPLHDMTLAPGFSLPDYMTAGYETDDDRESGFNESDYLRFSSLKGLHEPERYLSYPYADLEPLYQRQLLSLYLEILKSGDLGPPETYKKFKSHAASIRNELYQDQTKLPQEVYKGGQGLGKEPLPPLDEPVKFTKVYERGSRKTSVAVVYLEPGNGHIIINDRDGYQYVRYCTHRLREILEPLDSIYAYKRFNIVARVNGGGISGQSGAIRHALCRYISRVLAPKLDSYLSMRGLGKADTRQVERKKTNLRKARKKEHYSKR; from the exons ATGGTGTTGTTTATTTCGTGTTACTGCCTTGTGCaattatatttcatattcaCTGTCCGAGGATATCGTATATGTCGTGTGGAAGACAGGTATAATGTTGTTACTAGGCATTCTGTAGGCAGTAG TTACTCGTGTAATCATGATTCCGGAACCTGTCGAGGGACATTATCAATACGTTGCTTGTCATCTCTATGTGCCAGGCCTCGGAAGTCAGAGTCGGCCACTGCTGGGCAAGAACAGGGGAATACCGAGTCTCTAGACGAGCCAACGAATGCATCGTCTGAATTAGATATCCAAACAACTCAACCGCCAACGGTTAAACGCGGCAGGGGCCGACCTAAGAAATCAGCGCCAGACTCTACAACATCGGAAAAGCAAGTTGAGGTTACCCCTATTAGTGACAATGCTACGGAACCTGTGATTAATGAGCATTCTGGCGATACTGAATCAGTGGAATCACCAGTAATTCAGGATGATGACGCTGTTAATAACCAATCGGATGATATACCCATTGACCCATTGGAAATCGGTTCTGATGTGACCGACGGTGGTGAGGAATTCCACGATACGGCAGATACCGATTTGCCTGGTGCTGTTCCGGAGGAAGCGGAAGACGATTATGACGGCGTGACATTCGTTAAGATGCTGGAACAGCAGCTGAAGTCACGTCGTCGTCGGCTTCCGCAGTCCTTTTATGGTGATGACACCTACAGTTCAGTGGATAACGAGAAGCTTCCTGAGGGCTGCAAAAGCCTGATGGATTTTTTTAACATCCCTAAGAATTTTGATTTCAAGGCTTTGGTTGATGTTTCAACACAGAGTTCATTGTCTGGGAGGCTAGAGGACACCGATTTATCTAGGAGTGTTTCAGACCCTCGGTACACTGGGAAGTTTGACGATTCGTTTTTCGAGCACGTATTCAAACCCAAGCCTCACAATCGGCGTTACAGCACTTCAGAAGGCGAGCCTGAAAGCTGCGACCTAGATCAGGTATACGACCGCATAAAGGGCAAGGGCCCAAGTGAGCTAATGCCGCCTGAGAAGCAGTCCCCTTTGGACCGCATCGGTGAGAACTACTTGATGTTTGACGACTATGGTTACCTTCGTCATTACATTTCAGTGCTTAATCGTTACAACTACCGTGCTCTCAGCAGTCACCACAGACGCGATACTACTTTGAACTACTATTTGAACAATGAATACATTCAGAGGATGCGCACTCAATTTCCACCACGTCGTGACCATACGGACCGCGTTCGTGCTCATTTTATGGCCATACTACCTGAGATAATGGACAACTTGGTGAATCTGATCAGGAACGACCCTAACAAGGACCGTACGCCATCACCGCCTCTTCACGACATGACACTAGCTCCTGGTTTCTCACTTCCAGACTACATGACTGCTGGATACGAGACTGATGACGACCGTGAGAGTGGCTTTAATGAATCTGACTACCTACGATTCTCTAGTTTAAAGGGTCTTCATGAGCCTGAGCGATATTTATCATACCCCTATGCGGATCTAGAGCCTTTGTACCAGCGCCAGCTGCTGTCGCTATACCTTGAAATATTGAAAAGCGGGGACCTAGGCCCGCCTGAAACTTACAAGAAATTCAAGTCGCATGCTGCCAGTATCCGTAACGAGTTATATCAAGACCAGACGAAGTTACCTCAGGAGGTTTATAAAGGCGGCCAAGGCTTGGGTAAGGAACCACTTCCACCATTGGATGAGCCAGTAAAGTTCACCAAGGTATACGAGCGTGGCAGTCGTAAGACCAGTGTCGCGGTAGTTTACCTTGAGCCTGGTAATGGCCACATAATAATTAACGATCGTGATGGATATCAGTACGTCCGTTATTGCACGCATCGCCTTCGTGAGATTCTGGAACCCCTGGACAGCATTTATGCGTACAAAAGGTTTAACATCGTTGCCAGGGTGAATGGTGGCGGTATTTCAGGTCAGTCAGGTGCCATCAGACATGCTTTGTGTCGGTACATATCACGGGTTCTGGCTCCCAAATTAGACTCTTATCTATCAATGCGTGGCCTTGGTAAGGCTGACACGCGTCAGGTTGAGCGCAAGAAGACTAATTTGCGCAAGGCGCGCAAGAAGGAACACTATTCCAAGCGTTAG
- a CDS encoding Nop53 (60S ribosomal biogenesis) family protein, with protein sequence MAPKKKWKRIDVSSVQESLFESNIAQNVAKGGLSEAMVIDTIGEAPSRRLAKKIKSQRHGDPIASRGTVERARLQKLVSRLKSERARMDIEENAPQGNERVIDDIWGDNAEPAAMLRPSMPTLAKVIPAVAAPHSGQSYNPSPEAREELINKAYESLPQEEDFSDEPLTDMIRECLPNVDVDNLTFRQKQVLGNLIIQDKLDESSIMEALAAADQEEVSEEEMDNTATANKRRVTTKKTRAKRNREKLHKASIAQALMRKRIKRLVHDIDHFKDTKHENDPLEIEEAKKERLRKYLQDLVKGRITPKFGNKVYRVDPPEVPLSDEVTSSLRQLASPSEASVRCVVDSIYRRGLVPAPPVIDEQYRSKARSKLLRRTRKFKSKLLHGTT encoded by the exons ATGGCTCCTAAGAAGAAGTGGAAGCGTATTGACGTTTCGTCTGTGCAAGAGAGTTTGTTTGAGAGCAACATCGCACAGAATGTCGCCAAGGGTGGCCTCTCTGAGGCCATGGTTATTGATACCATTG GTGAGGCACCTTCACGTCGTTTGGCTAAAAAGATTAAATCTCAGCGACACGGCGACCCTATAGCCTCCAGGGGCACTGTCGAGCGCGCGAGGTTACAGAAGCTGGTATCTAGGTTGAAATCAGAGCGCGCTCGCATGGATATTGAAGAAAATGCTCCTCAGGGCAATGAG AGGGTGATCGATGACATTTGGGGTGATAATGCTGAGCCTGCGGCGATGTTGAGGCCCTCGATGCCAACTCTTGCTAAGGTTATTCCCGCTGTGGCAGCACCTCATTCAGGGCAAAGCTACAACCCAAGCCCTGAGGCTCGCGAGGAGTTGATTAACAAGGCCTACGAGTCGTTACCCCAAGAGGAGGACTTTTCTGATGAGCCTTTGACTGACATGATTCGTGAATGTTTACCTAATGTCGACGTTGACAATTTAACATTTCGTCAGAAGCAGGTTTTAGGCAACTTGATTATTCAGGACAAGTTGGATGAATCCAGTATAATGGAGGCTTTGGCGGCTGCTGACCAGGAAGAGGTTAGTGAAGAGGAGATGGAcaacactgccactgctAATAAGCGCCGTGTTACTACTAAGAAGACGCGCGCTAAGCGTAACCGTGAGAAGCTTCACAAGGCCTCTATAGCTCAGGCATTGATGAGGAAGCGCATAAAGCGTTTAGTTCATGACATTGACCATTTTAAGGACACTAAGCATGAGAATGACCCTCTGGAAATTGAGGAGGCCAAGAAAGAACGGTTACGCAAATATTTACAGGATCTGGTCAAGGGTCGAATCACACCTAAATTTGGTAATAAGGTATATCGCGTTGACCCACCGGAGGTACCCCTGTCTGATGAGGTGACTTCAAGTTTACGTCAGTTGGCATCACCTTCTGAGGCTTCCGTGCGCTGTGTTGTTGACTCTATATATCGCAGGGGTCTTGTACCTGCTCCTCCTGTAATTGATGAGCAGTATCGTTCCAAGGCGCGTAGTAAGCTGTTGCGTCGCACTCGCAAATTCAAGAGCAAGCTTCTACACGGTACCACTTGA
- a CDS encoding RNA polymerase III subunit family protein, with translation MFHFYVVEDLISLEVGEYLSDARSHLSAKVSDKYVDKVIGGVGLVVLVDDILVQSEPKIMPNDACAMFTLRLRILVFAPGRDELLRGIVTSSDVTGISVSLGFFNDIKLIPLFMPPVSAFDADSSQWYTEVDGNRLYYKHQSEISFRVVDISYNELNDLSGDEHLPVMLIIGAPVETV, from the exons ATGTTCCACTTTTACGTTGTTGAGGACTTGATATCGTTAGAAGTTGGTGAGTACCTCAGTGACGCGCGATCGCATCTATCGGCTAAGGTATCCGATAAGTACGTTGATAAG GTAATCGGTGGTGTTGGCCTAGTAGTGCTTGTAGATGATATATTGGTACAATCCGAGCCTAAGATCATGCCAAATGATGCCTGTGCTATGTTTACACTCAGGTTAAGGATATTAGTATTTGCTCCGGGTCGTGACGAGCTTTTACGTGGTATTGTGACATCATCTGATGTTACTGGCATATCTGTATCTTTGGGATTCTTTAATGATATCAAGTTGATACCGTTGTTCATGCCACCAGTATCAGCATTCGACGCTGACAGCAGCCAGTGGTACACCGAGGTTGACGGTAATCGTCTTTACTACAAGCATCAATCTGAGATATCATTTCGTGTAGTTGACATCAGTTACAATGAGTTGAATG ACCTTTCTGGTGACGAGCATCTGCCTGTGATGTTGATTATTGGCGCTCCCGTGGAGACTGTATAG
- a CDS encoding ubiquitin carboxyl-terminal hydrolase family protein, whose product MSLESRRGKRFVLQLHDRNISFIKSSEGDEPSDLDQQSVGYFKDGKLHSSGNSKASQDAKHSFRSTLALIETLQGSDAYGVDMLPSAKRNGQFNKMAGGLHNPGINICFMNVIIQVLTHSPYLAPAMLRSGHSKVCPNAKRKMVCVTCLLESHIKRALSSPCALKNNFVYIVQKLIWKHYRLGRQEDAFIFLKHFFEALIKGCYGSKYPYTSSVIIPSKDMMQSFIGRIFGCFLLNVVICKVCNYRSEKLETCFDISVDIYRGNKLVDLLSSFVQPELLDSANKYNCPSCKTHQRATKAMSIYRAPRIMNVVLKRFGMSETGCEKSKKEVSFPLSFSMSLNTSKHPQPVWVTYELYAVVCHLGRSLNMGHYITFIKGQHGFWHSYNDSTVTTVSQKAVLGLRQDAYLLFYAVKDECVQICDMLVNDSAITNSFTSDVVSANRNMGSTLMQYRTDILQAESVAEDSGQQEWPACNIDEGLYRRVEISKSDDSDTTPGGDPVTIDTSTALCTKPEDATDSPVSGPALEPDLATDTSLEDRHGGPYELNRIRKRFVTRKRHGYKLRLMHLFRQHQVAAEAVDEIMRIKDRLMQHIHEQGSTSPEVEVEINPGLLYAKEDNVGTWSDAEPDAAYHELDASIHPPLPKRSQDDIDYDRGKVKKVRVEPQRPLGMPQIVQHRSGVNITVHQKDAFDRLVNGRHNTLKRGGARFRGRRKR is encoded by the coding sequence ATGAGTTTAGAGAGCAGGCGTGGCAAGCGCTTTGTCCTTCAACTACATGATCGCAACATTAGTTTTATCAAGTCTTCGGAAGGTGATGAACCGTCTGACTTAGATCAACAGTCCGTTGGTTATTTTAAGGATGGGAAACTGCATTCTTCTGGTAATAGCAAGGCATCTCAAGATGCTAAGCATTCATTTAGGTCTACGCTTGCGTTGATAGAGACACTTCAGGGCAGCGATGCTTATGGCGTAGACATGTTACCTAGCGCTAAGCGCAATGGCCAGTTTAACAAGATGGCTGGTGGTCTTCATAATCCTGGTATTAACATTTGCTTCATGAATGTTATTATCCAGGTACTTACTCATTCTCCCTATTTGGCACCTGCTATGCTGCGTTCAGGTCACTCTAAGGTCTGTCCCAATGCGAAGCGTAAGATGGTTTGTGTAACTTGTTTACTAGAGTCCCACATAAAACGTGCTTTGAGCTCTCCCTGTGCTTTGAAAAATAACTTTGTCTACATTGTGCAGAAGTTAATTTGGAAGCATTATAGGCTAGGTAGACAGGAGGATGCctttatatttttgaaGCATTTTTTTGAGGCTCTCATTAAAGGTTGTTACGGTTCTAAGTACCCTTACACTTCTAGTGTGATAATACCTTCTAAGGACATGATGCAGAGTTTCATAGGTCGCATCTTTGGTTGCTTTCTTTTGAATGTTGTAATTTGCAAGGTCTGCAATTACCGTTCGGAGAAGCTCGAGACATGTTTTGACATATCGGTTGACATATACCGTGGTAACAAGCTTGTTGATTTGTTATCTTCGTTTGTGCAGCCTGAGTTACTGGACAGTGCCAACAAGTACAACTGTCCGTCTTGTAAGACACATCAGCGTGCTACCAAGGCCATGTCTATTTATCGTGCACCTCGTATAATGAATGTAGTACTTAAGCGTTTTGGCATGTCTGAAACTGGTTGTGAGAAGTCTAAGAAGGAGGTATCATTTCCTTTAAGTTTCTCTATGTCGTTGAACACCTCTAAGCATCCGCAGCCTGTATGGGTTACTTACGAGCTTTATGCTGTCGTATGTCACCTTGGGAGATCATTGAACATGGGCCATTACATAACGTTTATTAAGGGCCAGCATGGCTTTTGGCACAGCTATAATGACTCCACTGTGACTACCGTATCGCAGAAGGCGGTGCTCGGCCTTCGGCAGGATGCCTATCTTTTGTTTTACGCTGTTAAGGATGAGTGCGTTCAGATTTGTGACATGCTTGTTAATGACAGTGCCATAACTAACAGTTTCACTAGTGACGTTGTTTCTGCCAATCGCAACATGGGATCTACGTTAATGCAGTACCGTACTGATATTCTTCAGGCTGAGTCTGTGGCTGAGGACTCTGGTCAGCAGGAGTGGCCTGCGTGCAACATTGACGAGGGTTTGTACCGTCGTGTTGAAATTTCAAAATCAGATGACTCCGACACCACCCCGGGTGGTGACCCTGTTACTATAGACACTAGCACTGCTCTGTGCACCAAACCAGAGGATGCAACAGACTCCCCGGTATCAGGGCCTGCGCTGGAACCTGACCTTGCAACCGACACGTCCCTGGAGGACCGCCATGGCGGTCCTTATGAACTCAACAGAATACGCAAGCGCTTCGTCACCAGGAAGAGGCACGGTTACAAACTGAGGCTAATGCATCTCTTCAGGCAACACCAGGTTGCTGCCGAGGCTGTGGATGAAATAATGCGCATCAAGGACCGGTTGATGCAACACATTCACGAGCAGGGTAGCACCTCGCCAGAGGTCGAGGTGGAGATCAACCCCGGGTTGCTGTATGCCAAGGAAGACAACGTGGGTACATGGTCCGATGCGGAGCCTGATGCTGCGTATCACGAGCTGGATGCCAGCATCCACCCACCACTACCCAAACGGTCCCAGGATGACATAGACTACGACCGGGGCAAGGTCAAGAAGGTACGCGTTGAGCCTCAGAGGCCTCTCGGCATGCCTCAAATCGTGCAGCACAGGTCTGGTGTCAACATTACGGTGCATCAGAAGGACGCTTTCGATCGACTGGTGAACGGGCGCCACAACACGTTGAAACGGGGTGGCGCTCGATTCAGGGGTCGGCGAAAGCGCTGA
- a CDS encoding Proteasome complex subunit Rpn13 ubiquitin receptor family protein: MEGCIHTLFQIRAGKCLVEGDLVQPDLRKGTLALVRTEDQLLRVQWSLRDSLEPEEAFYVFEDAYLVRIDECTDGHVYALRFTENDQELLYWMQETSIGIIKGFVDMVNHTIGYRQDNRECTMMDLE; this comes from the exons ATGGAAGGTTGCATACATACTTTATTCCAGATTAGGGCTGGTAAATGTCTGGTAGAAGGCGACCTTGTGCAGCCAGACTTGCGCAAGGGTACTTTAGCGCTGGTTCGG ACTGAGGACCAGTTATTGCGGGTACAATGGAGTTTGCGCGACAGTCTGGAGCCTGAG GAGGCGTTTTATGTCTTTGAGGATGCCTACTTGGTACGGATTGACGAATGCACTGATGGCCACGTATACGCCCTAAGATTCACTGAGAACGACCAGGAATTGTTATACTGGATGCAGGAGACCTCCATTGGTATTATCAAG GGTTTTGTTGACATGGTGAACCATACTATCGGATATCGTCAGGATAACCGGGAGTGTACCATGATGGACTTGGAGTAG
- a CDS encoding DnaJ domain family protein, with product MQFFLLSFLVTPMVNYLGNPKRIWNRYRSTAGRELALLILVALVCFLNLKAELNYFEHLKVTPHSSVEAIKKSFKSLAIHLHPDRNTSNTATTDYVTLSGMYKQLVNRRKRELYTRYGDIFRGKIDKLVDIGPMDVLYVVLMNSATAMIGMCFTVLVHGSSVINNGALLYELFCFLLDVYLRFSPDATDFLCGVPILNRYTVFELIEFMRSCRVIFMYYSNIMGNDKKEVQLKSAMSVVRNNVAAIQVLDNHITTMNAMLTSKPTSEDSDIAWRGSPTVEKNYEEIWNAAILKSVDKSKFTNEGVVAKFCNRREKRNILWLSRNRNILRKFIRQAEHALDRGGFPVFIFIMTMAILWLIT from the exons ATGCAGTTCTTCTTGCTCTCATTTTTGGTGACACCCATGGTCAACTACCTGGGTAACCCAA AACGCATATGGAACCGTTATAGGTCAACCGCCG GACGTGAACTCGCTCTGTTGATTCTCGTGGCACTGGTATGCTTCCTCAACCTAAAGGCTGAACTAAACTACTTTGAGCATTTGAAAGTCACCCCTCACAGTTCAGTGGAGGCTATTAAGAAATCATTCAAAAGTCTGGCCATACACTTGCACCCA GACAGGAACACCTCAAATACAGCAACCACGGATTATGTGACGCTATCTGGAATGTACAAGCAACTGGTGAATCGCCGTAAAAGAGAGTTGTACACCAGATATGGAGATATTTTTCGCGGGAAAATTG ACAAACTGGTGGACATAGGTCCCATGGACGTGCTGTACGTGGTTCTCATGAATAGCGCAACAGCGATGATCGGAATGTGCTTCACCGTATTGGTACACGGCAGCTCAGTGATCAACAACGGAGCATTGTTGTACGAATTATTCTGCTTCCTGCTAGATGTATACCTGCGCTTTTCACCAGACGCCACTGACTTTTTATGCGGAGTGCCCATACTCAATAGGTACACTGTATTTGAGTTGATAGAG TTCATGAGGTCTTGCCGCGTTATATTCATGTACTACTCCAATATTATGGGCAACGATAAAAAAGAAGTCCAGCTGAAATCAGCAATGTCAGTAGTGCGCAACAACGTGGCAGCGATACAAGTACTGGACAACCATATCACCACCATGAATGCCATGCTGACCTCGAAGCCCACCTCAGAAGATAGCGATATAGCATGGCGTGGAAGTCCTACCGTAGAAAAAAACTACGAGGAAATATGGAATGCCGCTATACTAAAGTCAGTGGACAAGAGTAAATTTACAAATGAG GGAGTTGTTGCCAAGTTCTGCAATAGGAGAGAGAAACGTAACATCCTATGGCTCTCAAGGAATCGAAATATCCTACGTAAATTCATTAGGCAAGCG GAACATGCACTTGATAGAGGTGGTTTCCCAGTgttcatattcattatGACCATGGCCATACTGTGGCTCATAACATAG